Within the Nitrosococcus wardiae genome, the region GGATCGCCCTCTTGAGCCTTGGGAAGCCATATTTTCAAAGCCGTGGCATAATTTGCCCGATCATAGGCCACATACTCCCCACCCCTGATTTCACAATCTATAATGGTGGTTTTGATCGGTCGACGGGGAGTCAGATAGGTAAACTGCTGGCCAAGCTTTCTGACCTGCCCCGGAAGCAAACAGTCAACGATTAACAATTCCTCGGCGTTACCAGAATTAGCCCTTGTCTCCTCTACCGACGCCGAACCTGCAGCACACCCCCCCAGGAACACCCCTAAGGCCACGATCAATATTAAAAGCGGTGGGCGCGATCCCTTTGAAAAAAACGCAACGCGTATCGGCGATATCGCTACCAATAATGAAGTTTTTCTATAATGAAATACGCTTAGCACAGCGAGAACCACGCTTTAATGGATAAAAACTTAAACACTAAGGGAATTCCTATCAGCAGATTAGCTCCCCCTTTTCCTAGAGAAAATAATAGAACAACCGCCCAGTCTATTCATACTTTTGTAGCCTCAGCTTCTCAATTTTCCGGAGCGCTTTTTGGGCCTGTTCATTCTCTGGATCAATTTCTAACACCATTTTGTAAGCTTCATAGGCATTGCTGCCCGGAGGTTCGGTTAATCGCCCTATTGCCGCGTGGGCTTCAGCAACATTAAGCAGATGTTCGATTCTTTCTTGATCCCGAGATTTCTTAAGAAATGCTTCTACCTGCTTTGGGGACTGATTGGATTCAGGCCCTATAAGCGAGGGGAAAAAAAGAGGTAAGTCCCCACAAAGACTACAGCCAGCAATCCAATCCCCATGGTCCAGCGCCTGGTCCTGTGGATTAATGATTTCTTCTCCGGGCTGGGCTCAATGAATACTCGGGTCTCTCCCGCCATTACTTGGGTAGGAAACAAACGCGAAGTCCCCGTTTTTTGAACTACCTCCCTCTCGGCAAGGCCAGAGAAATGATCAACGAAAGTGATTAATGCCCCCGCATCCTCAAATCGGTCATTAGGATCTTTAGCTAACAAGCGCTCCACAAGGGGCTGATAAGTGGCAAACTGAGAAGGTAAACTAGGAATAGGGCTTTGCGCATGCATCAAAATGGTAGCAATCGCGTCCTCTCCGATAAAGGGTTTTTGGCCTGTCAACATTTCATAGAATACGACCCCCAAGCTGTAGAGATCAGAACGTCCATCTAGCTTTTTGCCCGTCGCTTGCTCCGGACTCATGTATTCGGGTGTTCCAACACAGAAGCCCACTGCAGTCAACTGAGTATGAGCAGTCAGCGGTTTAGCGATACCGAAGTCAGTCAGAACGGCAGTGCCATCCTCCTTAAAGAGAATATTCGCCGGCTTGACATCCCGATGGACAAAACCGTGAGCATGGGCATAGCCAAGGGCACTGGCAACTTGTCGGATAATTTTTAAAGGGCAGGCCAGGGGGGCTTGCTGCTGGATGCGCTGCTTAAGATTAGCCCCGCCAAGATACTCCATAGCCATATAGTAATAGTTACCAAAACAACCAACGTCATACACAGTGACAATGCTCGGATGGCTTAATTGGGCGACAATCTTCCCCTCCTTTAAGAACCGCTCGCACAATGAATGGTCGATATCAAGAGGAGGCGTCATGATCTTGAGAGCAATCTTTCGATCGAGGGACTCCTGGATGGCAAGATAAACCTTCGCCATCCCCCCCTGACCGATCATCCTCTGGATCTTATAGCCAGGAATCTTCAGGGAAGAGACTTCTTTTGCCTGCTCCTCAGAAATGCTCATCGAAAAAAATTCTATACTCTGTCATCTTCATGGCATGAGTTTGCCTTAATGGCTTAACATCGTCTCAGACACCATTGGGTGATCCCTTAAGTGAAGGGCAGCGAGCACAGATGGCCAAATTCTCCACCAACAACAAACGTGATCAAAATCCGCTAATAAATGTAGCTTAGCATGCTTCTGCCGAGACACAGCAGGGCGCACCATAGAAGGCAAAATATTCTGGTCCCGGCCACCTAATAAATGGAGTTGAAAAATGACAGGATTAAGGGGCGGTTGTTGGCTTGGATTAAGAGAATCCCAAAGAGAAGTATACCCATGATGTCGTGCCCAAGCCACAGGGTTGAGATTACCAGCAATCGTCACGACCGCTACCGTTTGCGGAAGGCGCTCGGCAAGCAACATGGCTAATGCGCCTCCCCCGCTATAGCCGATCAAAACAAGTTCATTGAAATTGTCTGCTCCTAATAGATGGGTAAGTGCTACCGCCATACTATCCACTACCCGAAGGGAATATCTGCCATAGGTCCAAAGCTGGGGGGTGCAAGGGGGGTCATTAGCCAAACCATGGTAGCAGGGCCGCCCCAAATAGACGCTGGGAACACTATCTTGGGCCATCAGTCGAAGTGCTAATGGATTTCTCGGGGTGGGATCCCTTGAGATCCACCTTCGGTTAATCCAAGGCGAAC harbors:
- a CDS encoding tetratricopeptide repeat protein, with protein sequence MALGVFLGGCAAGSASVEETRANSGNAEELLIVDCLLPGQVRKLGQQFTYLTPRRPIKTTIIDCEIRGGEYVAYDRANYATALKIWLPKAQEGDPAAQTYVGEIYEKGLGVKADYELAFHWYQKAAAQGLLPSPDQPGLSL
- a CDS encoding serine/threonine-protein kinase encodes the protein MSISEEQAKEVSSLKIPGYKIQRMIGQGGMAKVYLAIQESLDRKIALKIMTPPLDIDHSLCERFLKEGKIVAQLSHPSIVTVYDVGCFGNYYYMAMEYLGGANLKQRIQQQAPLACPLKIIRQVASALGYAHAHGFVHRDVKPANILFKEDGTAVLTDFGIAKPLTAHTQLTAVGFCVGTPEYMSPEQATGKKLDGRSDLYSLGVVFYEMLTGQKPFIGEDAIATILMHAQSPIPSLPSQFATYQPLVERLLAKDPNDRFEDAGALITFVDHFSGLAEREVVQKTGTSRLFPTQVMAGETRVFIEPSPEKKSLIHRTRRWTMGIGLLAVVFVGTYLFFSPRL
- a CDS encoding alpha/beta fold hydrolase, whose protein sequence is MPVKSFPLMGLFLFLMGCVVSPTLSLDAKAREWGMTRKVIPGAEFRHVVYTHHFGQPRKTLHVYLDGDGSPWINRRWISRDPTPRNPLALRLMAQDSVPSVYLGRPCYHGLANDPPCTPQLWTYGRYSLRVVDSMAVALTHLLGADNFNELVLIGYSGGGALAMLLAERLPQTVAVVTIAGNLNPVAWARHHGYTSLWDSLNPSQQPPLNPVIFQLHLLGGRDQNILPSMVRPAVSRQKHAKLHLLADFDHVCCWWRIWPSVLAALHLRDHPMVSETMLSH